The proteins below come from a single Oncorhynchus tshawytscha isolate Ot180627B linkage group LG22, Otsh_v2.0, whole genome shotgun sequence genomic window:
- the LOC112222004 gene encoding cyclin-dependent kinase 11B isoform X5, which translates to MGDEKDTWKVKTLDEILQEKKRRRELEESTEPKRLKNCVPCPVPQTDDREAKRDTPEEGELQDKKMEITIRNSPYIREDSTEDRGEEDESLAIKPPQQITRKDKSHHRKEEKRKDKRRRRSHSAEGAGKRVRPKDKDRESERRKRQWEEQDKARRDWERQKRREQARAQSRRERAPDRIPPSSPDYRDRLEQVERQRERDRKLREQQQKEQREQKERERRAEERRKEREVRREVPSHHRALPDEYGDKPKQSHRSRSPNPNQTPRDRLEQNSEPHRTGVAKDEKPEDKDLLSDLQDISDSERKTSTGESSLGSGSGSDEENDDGSSSEGEEEESGSGSGESDQTAGDVSEDERSEEEFEEERENSNHIAPVPESRFDHDTEESGEEEEEEDEEEEEEAGEGDVTPQSVSHSHSATPELEENYIPDSPPISPVELKKELPKYLPALQGCRSVEEFQCLNRIEEGTYGVVYRAKDKKTDEIVALKRLKMEKEKEGFPITSLREINTILKAQHPNIVTVREIVVGSNMDKIYIVMNYVEHDLKSLMETMKQPFLPGEVKTLMIQLLRGVRHLHDNWILHRDLKTSNLLLSHKGILKVGDFGLAREYGSPLKPYTPVVVTLWYRSPELLLGAKEYSTAVDMWSVGCIFGELLTQKPLFPGKSEIDQINKIFKDLGSPSEKIWPGYNELPAVKKMTFTEYPYNNMRKRFGALLSDQGFDLMNKFLTYCPSKRILSDEALKHEYFRETPQPIDPSMFPTWPAKSEQQRVKRGTSPRPPEGGLGYSQLGDDDLKDTGFHLTTSNQGASAVGPGFSLKF; encoded by the exons ATGGGGGACGAAAAGGACACCTGGAAAGTGAAAACACTCGACGAAATTCTCCAAGAGAAGAAACGCAGACGGGAGCTGGAGGAGAGTACGGAGCCCAAACGTCTGAAAAAT TGCGTTCCGTGCCCTGTTCCACAGACGGATGATCGGGAAGCCAAACGGGACACTCCGGAAGAAGGAGAACTACAggataaaaaaatggaaataacAATCCGGAATTCCCCGTACATACGGGAAGATTCCACAGAGGACAG GGGAGAAGAGGATGAATCGCTGGCAATAAAGCCTCCCCAGCAAATTACCAGAAAAGACAAATCTCACCACAGAAAGGAGGAGAAAAGAAAGGACAAGAGACGCCGCCGCAGTCACTCTGCTGAAGGAG CAGGGAAACGCGTTCGGCCCAAAGACAAAGACAGGGAGAGTGAGCGCAGAAAGCGGCAGTGGGAGGAGCAGGACAAGGCCCGGCGAGACTGGGAGAGGCAGAAACGCAGGGAACAGGCCAGAGCACAATCACGCAGAGAGAG AGCTCCTGACAGGATTCCCCCGTCTTCCCCGGACTACAGGGACAGGTTGGAGCAGGTGGAGCGCCAGCGTGAGAGGGACCGCAAGCTCCGTGAGCAGCAGCAGAAGGAGCAGCGTgagcagaaggagagggagagaagggcagAGGAGCGCCGGAAAGAGCGCGAGGTGCGCCGAGAAG TTCCGTCCCACCACCGTGCGCTGCCCGATGAGTACGGTGACAAACCCAAACAGAGCCACCGCAGTCGCAGCCCCAACCCCAACCAGACTCCCCGGGATAGACTGGAGCAAAACAGCGAGCCACACAGAACTGGTG TGGCAAAGGATGAGAAGCCTGAGGACAAGGaccttctctctgacctccagGACATCAGTGACAGCGAGAGGAAGACCAGTACAGGAGAGTCCTCCTTAG GTTCAGGGTCAGGCTCTGATGAGGAGAATGATGATGGATCTAGcagtgagggagaggaagaggaatcgGGTTCGGGCTCAGGAGAATCTGACCAAACTGCAG GTGACGTGAGTGAAGATGAGCGGTCTGAGGAAGAGtttgaggaagaaagagagaacagcAACCATATTGCCCCAG TGCCTGAGTCCCGATTTGACCATGACACTGAGgaaagtggagaggaggaggaggaagaggacgaggaggaggaggaggaagcagGGGAGGGAGATGTCACCCCCCAGTCGGTGTCTCACTCCCACTCAGCCACCCCTGAACTTGAGGAGAACTACATCCCTgactctcctcccatctccccggTGGAGCTAAAGAAGGAGCTGCCCAAGTACCTGCCAGCTCTACAG GGGTGTCGCAGTGTCGAGGAGTTCCAGTGTCTAAATCGTATCGAGGAAGGGACCTACGGTGTGGTGTACAGGGCCAAGGACAAAAAAACag ATGAGATTGTTGCCTTGAAGCGTTTgaagatggagaaggagaaagaaggttTCCCCATCACGTCTCTGAGAGAGATCAACACCATTCTGAAGGCCCAGCACCCCAACATCGTCACTGTCAGG GAAATTGTTGTTGGAAGCAACATGGACAAGATCTACATTGTTATGAACTACGTGGAGCACGACCTGAAGAGCTTGATGGAGACCATGAAACAGCCTTTCCTGCCAG GTGAAGTGAAGACCCTGATGATCCAACTGCTGCGAGGTGTTCGCCATCTCCACGACAACTGGATCCTCCACCGCGACCTGAAGACCTCCAACCTGCTGCTCAGTCACAAGGGGATCCTTAAG GTGGGGGACTTTGGTCTGGCCCGTGAATATGGTTCTCCCCTGAAGCCCTATACACCTGTGGTGGTGACATTGTGGTACCGTTCTCCAGAGCTGCTGCTGGGAGCCAAA GAGTACTCCACAGCTGTGGACATGTGGTCTGTGGGCTGCATATTTGGAGAGCTCCTTACCCAGAAACCTCTCTTCCCTGGAAAATCTGAAATCGACCAAATTAACAAGATATTTAAG GACTTGGGGTCGCCCAGCGAGAAGATTTGGCCGGGCTACAATGAGCTCCCTGCCGTGAAGAAGATGACTTTCACAGAGTACCCCTACAACAACATGCGCAAGCGCTTCGGAGCCCTGCTTTCAGACCAGGGCTTTGACCTCATGAACAA GTTCCTCACCTATTGCCCCAGCAAGAGGATCCTGTCGGATGAGGCACTGAAGCACGAGTATTTCCGGGAGACGCCGCAGCCCATCGACCCGTCCATGTTCCCCACCTGGCCCGCCAAGAGCGAGCAACAGAGGGTGAAGAGGGGCACCAGCCCGCGCCCCCCCGAGGGAGGCCTGGGCTACAGTCAGCTG
- the LOC112222004 gene encoding cyclin-dependent kinase 11B isoform X4, producing MGDEKDTWKVKTLDEILQEKKRRRELEESTEPKRLKNCVPCPVPQTDDREAKRDTPEEGELQDKKMEITIRNSPYIREDSTEDRGEEDESLAIKPPQQITRKDKSHHRKEEKRKDKRRRRSHSAEGAAGKRVRPKDKDRESERRKRQWEEQDKARRDWERQKRREQARAQSRRERAPDRIPPSSPDYRDRLEQVERQRERDRKLREQQQKEQREQKERERRAEERRKEREVRREVPSHHRALPDEYGDKPKQSHRSRSPNPNQTPRDRLEQNSEPHRTGVAKDEKPEDKDLLSDLQDISDSERKTSTGESSLGSGSGSDEENDDGSSSEGEEEESGSGSGESDQTAGDVSEDERSEEEFEEERENSNHIAPVPESRFDHDTEESGEEEEEEDEEEEEEAGEGDVTPQSVSHSHSATPELEENYIPDSPPISPVELKKELPKYLPALQGCRSVEEFQCLNRIEEGTYGVVYRAKDKKTDEIVALKRLKMEKEKEGFPITSLREINTILKAQHPNIVTVREIVVGSNMDKIYIVMNYVEHDLKSLMETMKQPFLPGEVKTLMIQLLRGVRHLHDNWILHRDLKTSNLLLSHKGILKVGDFGLAREYGSPLKPYTPVVVTLWYRSPELLLGAKEYSTAVDMWSVGCIFGELLTQKPLFPGKSEIDQINKIFKDLGSPSEKIWPGYNELPAVKKMTFTEYPYNNMRKRFGALLSDQGFDLMNKFLTYCPSKRILSDEALKHEYFRETPQPIDPSMFPTWPAKSEQQRVKRGTSPRPPEGGLGYSQLGDDDLKDTGFHLTTSNQGASAVGPGFSLKF from the exons ATGGGGGACGAAAAGGACACCTGGAAAGTGAAAACACTCGACGAAATTCTCCAAGAGAAGAAACGCAGACGGGAGCTGGAGGAGAGTACGGAGCCCAAACGTCTGAAAAAT TGCGTTCCGTGCCCTGTTCCACAGACGGATGATCGGGAAGCCAAACGGGACACTCCGGAAGAAGGAGAACTACAggataaaaaaatggaaataacAATCCGGAATTCCCCGTACATACGGGAAGATTCCACAGAGGACAG GGGAGAAGAGGATGAATCGCTGGCAATAAAGCCTCCCCAGCAAATTACCAGAAAAGACAAATCTCACCACAGAAAGGAGGAGAAAAGAAAGGACAAGAGACGCCGCCGCAGTCACTCTGCTGAAGGAG CAGCAGGGAAACGCGTTCGGCCCAAAGACAAAGACAGGGAGAGTGAGCGCAGAAAGCGGCAGTGGGAGGAGCAGGACAAGGCCCGGCGAGACTGGGAGAGGCAGAAACGCAGGGAACAGGCCAGAGCACAATCACGCAGAGAGAG AGCTCCTGACAGGATTCCCCCGTCTTCCCCGGACTACAGGGACAGGTTGGAGCAGGTGGAGCGCCAGCGTGAGAGGGACCGCAAGCTCCGTGAGCAGCAGCAGAAGGAGCAGCGTgagcagaaggagagggagagaagggcagAGGAGCGCCGGAAAGAGCGCGAGGTGCGCCGAGAAG TTCCGTCCCACCACCGTGCGCTGCCCGATGAGTACGGTGACAAACCCAAACAGAGCCACCGCAGTCGCAGCCCCAACCCCAACCAGACTCCCCGGGATAGACTGGAGCAAAACAGCGAGCCACACAGAACTGGTG TGGCAAAGGATGAGAAGCCTGAGGACAAGGaccttctctctgacctccagGACATCAGTGACAGCGAGAGGAAGACCAGTACAGGAGAGTCCTCCTTAG GTTCAGGGTCAGGCTCTGATGAGGAGAATGATGATGGATCTAGcagtgagggagaggaagaggaatcgGGTTCGGGCTCAGGAGAATCTGACCAAACTGCAG GTGACGTGAGTGAAGATGAGCGGTCTGAGGAAGAGtttgaggaagaaagagagaacagcAACCATATTGCCCCAG TGCCTGAGTCCCGATTTGACCATGACACTGAGgaaagtggagaggaggaggaggaagaggacgaggaggaggaggaggaagcagGGGAGGGAGATGTCACCCCCCAGTCGGTGTCTCACTCCCACTCAGCCACCCCTGAACTTGAGGAGAACTACATCCCTgactctcctcccatctccccggTGGAGCTAAAGAAGGAGCTGCCCAAGTACCTGCCAGCTCTACAG GGGTGTCGCAGTGTCGAGGAGTTCCAGTGTCTAAATCGTATCGAGGAAGGGACCTACGGTGTGGTGTACAGGGCCAAGGACAAAAAAACag ATGAGATTGTTGCCTTGAAGCGTTTgaagatggagaaggagaaagaaggttTCCCCATCACGTCTCTGAGAGAGATCAACACCATTCTGAAGGCCCAGCACCCCAACATCGTCACTGTCAGG GAAATTGTTGTTGGAAGCAACATGGACAAGATCTACATTGTTATGAACTACGTGGAGCACGACCTGAAGAGCTTGATGGAGACCATGAAACAGCCTTTCCTGCCAG GTGAAGTGAAGACCCTGATGATCCAACTGCTGCGAGGTGTTCGCCATCTCCACGACAACTGGATCCTCCACCGCGACCTGAAGACCTCCAACCTGCTGCTCAGTCACAAGGGGATCCTTAAG GTGGGGGACTTTGGTCTGGCCCGTGAATATGGTTCTCCCCTGAAGCCCTATACACCTGTGGTGGTGACATTGTGGTACCGTTCTCCAGAGCTGCTGCTGGGAGCCAAA GAGTACTCCACAGCTGTGGACATGTGGTCTGTGGGCTGCATATTTGGAGAGCTCCTTACCCAGAAACCTCTCTTCCCTGGAAAATCTGAAATCGACCAAATTAACAAGATATTTAAG GACTTGGGGTCGCCCAGCGAGAAGATTTGGCCGGGCTACAATGAGCTCCCTGCCGTGAAGAAGATGACTTTCACAGAGTACCCCTACAACAACATGCGCAAGCGCTTCGGAGCCCTGCTTTCAGACCAGGGCTTTGACCTCATGAACAA GTTCCTCACCTATTGCCCCAGCAAGAGGATCCTGTCGGATGAGGCACTGAAGCACGAGTATTTCCGGGAGACGCCGCAGCCCATCGACCCGTCCATGTTCCCCACCTGGCCCGCCAAGAGCGAGCAACAGAGGGTGAAGAGGGGCACCAGCCCGCGCCCCCCCGAGGGAGGCCTGGGCTACAGTCAGCTG
- the LOC112222004 gene encoding cyclin-dependent kinase 11B isoform X7 — translation MEITIRNSPYIREDSTEDRGSLFVESLALDSLPNSRGEEDESLAIKPPQQITRKDKSHHRKEEKRKDKRRRRSHSAEGAAGKRVRPKDKDRESERRKRQWEEQDKARRDWERQKRREQARAQSRRERAPDRIPPSSPDYRDRLEQVERQRERDRKLREQQQKEQREQKERERRAEERRKEREVRREVPSHHRALPDEYGDKPKQSHRSRSPNPNQTPRDRLEQNSEPHRTGVAKDEKPEDKDLLSDLQDISDSERKTSTGESSLGSGSGSDEENDDGSSSEGEEEESGSGSGESDQTAGDVSEDERSEEEFEEERENSNHIAPVPESRFDHDTEESGEEEEEEDEEEEEEAGEGDVTPQSVSHSHSATPELEENYIPDSPPISPVELKKELPKYLPALQGCRSVEEFQCLNRIEEGTYGVVYRAKDKKTDEIVALKRLKMEKEKEGFPITSLREINTILKAQHPNIVTVREIVVGSNMDKIYIVMNYVEHDLKSLMETMKQPFLPGEVKTLMIQLLRGVRHLHDNWILHRDLKTSNLLLSHKGILKVGDFGLAREYGSPLKPYTPVVVTLWYRSPELLLGAKEYSTAVDMWSVGCIFGELLTQKPLFPGKSEIDQINKIFKDLGSPSEKIWPGYNELPAVKKMTFTEYPYNNMRKRFGALLSDQGFDLMNKFLTYCPSKRILSDEALKHEYFRETPQPIDPSMFPTWPAKSEQQRVKRGTSPRPPEGGLGYSQLGDDDLKDTGFHLTTSNQGASAVGPGFSLKF, via the exons atggaaataacAATCCGGAATTCCCCGTACATACGGGAAGATTCCACAGAGGACAG GGGCAGCCTGTTTGTTGAGTCGTTGGCACTAGACAGTCTTCCCAATTCCAGGGGAGAAGAGGATGAATCGCTGGCAATAAAGCCTCCCCAGCAAATTACCAGAAAAGACAAATCTCACCACAGAAAGGAGGAGAAAAGAAAGGACAAGAGACGCCGCCGCAGTCACTCTGCTGAAGGAG CAGCAGGGAAACGCGTTCGGCCCAAAGACAAAGACAGGGAGAGTGAGCGCAGAAAGCGGCAGTGGGAGGAGCAGGACAAGGCCCGGCGAGACTGGGAGAGGCAGAAACGCAGGGAACAGGCCAGAGCACAATCACGCAGAGAGAG AGCTCCTGACAGGATTCCCCCGTCTTCCCCGGACTACAGGGACAGGTTGGAGCAGGTGGAGCGCCAGCGTGAGAGGGACCGCAAGCTCCGTGAGCAGCAGCAGAAGGAGCAGCGTgagcagaaggagagggagagaagggcagAGGAGCGCCGGAAAGAGCGCGAGGTGCGCCGAGAAG TTCCGTCCCACCACCGTGCGCTGCCCGATGAGTACGGTGACAAACCCAAACAGAGCCACCGCAGTCGCAGCCCCAACCCCAACCAGACTCCCCGGGATAGACTGGAGCAAAACAGCGAGCCACACAGAACTGGTG TGGCAAAGGATGAGAAGCCTGAGGACAAGGaccttctctctgacctccagGACATCAGTGACAGCGAGAGGAAGACCAGTACAGGAGAGTCCTCCTTAG GTTCAGGGTCAGGCTCTGATGAGGAGAATGATGATGGATCTAGcagtgagggagaggaagaggaatcgGGTTCGGGCTCAGGAGAATCTGACCAAACTGCAG GTGACGTGAGTGAAGATGAGCGGTCTGAGGAAGAGtttgaggaagaaagagagaacagcAACCATATTGCCCCAG TGCCTGAGTCCCGATTTGACCATGACACTGAGgaaagtggagaggaggaggaggaagaggacgaggaggaggaggaggaagcagGGGAGGGAGATGTCACCCCCCAGTCGGTGTCTCACTCCCACTCAGCCACCCCTGAACTTGAGGAGAACTACATCCCTgactctcctcccatctccccggTGGAGCTAAAGAAGGAGCTGCCCAAGTACCTGCCAGCTCTACAG GGGTGTCGCAGTGTCGAGGAGTTCCAGTGTCTAAATCGTATCGAGGAAGGGACCTACGGTGTGGTGTACAGGGCCAAGGACAAAAAAACag ATGAGATTGTTGCCTTGAAGCGTTTgaagatggagaaggagaaagaaggttTCCCCATCACGTCTCTGAGAGAGATCAACACCATTCTGAAGGCCCAGCACCCCAACATCGTCACTGTCAGG GAAATTGTTGTTGGAAGCAACATGGACAAGATCTACATTGTTATGAACTACGTGGAGCACGACCTGAAGAGCTTGATGGAGACCATGAAACAGCCTTTCCTGCCAG GTGAAGTGAAGACCCTGATGATCCAACTGCTGCGAGGTGTTCGCCATCTCCACGACAACTGGATCCTCCACCGCGACCTGAAGACCTCCAACCTGCTGCTCAGTCACAAGGGGATCCTTAAG GTGGGGGACTTTGGTCTGGCCCGTGAATATGGTTCTCCCCTGAAGCCCTATACACCTGTGGTGGTGACATTGTGGTACCGTTCTCCAGAGCTGCTGCTGGGAGCCAAA GAGTACTCCACAGCTGTGGACATGTGGTCTGTGGGCTGCATATTTGGAGAGCTCCTTACCCAGAAACCTCTCTTCCCTGGAAAATCTGAAATCGACCAAATTAACAAGATATTTAAG GACTTGGGGTCGCCCAGCGAGAAGATTTGGCCGGGCTACAATGAGCTCCCTGCCGTGAAGAAGATGACTTTCACAGAGTACCCCTACAACAACATGCGCAAGCGCTTCGGAGCCCTGCTTTCAGACCAGGGCTTTGACCTCATGAACAA GTTCCTCACCTATTGCCCCAGCAAGAGGATCCTGTCGGATGAGGCACTGAAGCACGAGTATTTCCGGGAGACGCCGCAGCCCATCGACCCGTCCATGTTCCCCACCTGGCCCGCCAAGAGCGAGCAACAGAGGGTGAAGAGGGGCACCAGCCCGCGCCCCCCCGAGGGAGGCCTGGGCTACAGTCAGCTG